The nucleotide window cttcaagtggatggtaactgcgctttcatttgcgaccgcaatcgcggtcgcaaatgaaaatgcatagcattgcgagtcgcaaataggaagggaacaccccttcctatttgcgagtcggaaatgcattttgcgagtcggttccgactcgcaaaatgcatttctacatagcaaagtggctgtagcgactcgcaaacggcgattttcgccgtttgcgactcgctaaacccttgctacatctggcccacagtccctTTCAGGCCCAGGGACAGATGTGCCAatgcatccattaaaatacatccttACTCCCTTTTGTTtaccttttttattattattttgtgatTGCCCTGCATCTTCCTGGGTACAGCTGCTGGGCTCTCACTGCCCCTAAAGTGTGCCACATTTCAAGACGGTActgcagatggtgcccttctttgcATGAGCTTTaaaacaatccaaatatggatgcccGTGGATGTGTACCACATacatgtgcatgcatgggtggcaaTCTTTAAATGTTTTTGTATATGCTTTGCCAGAAAACAATCAAGGAAACAGCCACTGGTGAAGACAGTATCCCTGAAGCCGATattgacctattggttttgtcaatacttGTTGCAATGGGGAaactcttgaaagttttggggattGAATAAATAAAAAGAGCACTCTGAGACAAATTGTTGAGATAGGGGATTTCCTTTATACGGCACAGGTCAGAATCACAGACGCATTATCCTTGCACTGACTTACAAAGAAATATCAAAATACTTTTCACTTGAACTCAGTTTGTTCCCCCTTGTTTTACCAGGAGTTACAATCAGAAGTAAACATTGTATGTGAAGTGTTCACATGACATATTTTGGAGGGTCCAATATTTAATATCTCACTCTCCCAGAATAAACACTGAACACACAGAAAATAATACATCCCACATATCAGTCTATAGAATTTAGAATATGTACATGCTCAAGTGGCTTGATCACCACCCTTGAAATCCATCTGTACCCACTACATGGGTGTAGCAGCATAGGCGTGGCATGCATGTCATGGCTGCAGACATGCCACACAGTAACATTCATCAGTGCAGAAGGATTGCACCCTAATAGATTCCGCACACAGCTCAAAAGCAACAAAAGGACAGCAACTGCACACAAGTCCAGTTTTCTGGAACACCAGCAGTCAATAAAAAGTGCTTAATGGAAGAACTTCTTCAGCAGAAGTAAAGTATGTCCAAAGGTGGCAGTCTGGTTCTGTGAAGGTAAGGAATGTTTAACTGACCGCTCAGCAGCTTGAATGTGTTTGATGCTGACCCAAATAAACTGAAGAAAGTCCCCACTGACTACCAATGAAGCACAGAAGGCTGTAGGCTGCAGGCAAAGAACAACTAATCCACAACTGTGTTACTGACTTGGAATGACCTGCCGCGGCTATGAAATGGAGATTCAATATATTGGTTTCCAGAGATGGACTTGTCCTCTGCCTGTCCTGAAAATCCCACTAGGTGTTCCCTCCTTAATATCTCTGCAACAACACCTCAGGCTATACGCCTCTCAGGAGCTGTCTTCCCAACAGAACCATCCTCTTTTTAGGCAGGTCAGGAAGACACCCGCTACATAGACAAAGAGCCCACCCTATGCAGTGACCTACACACCTGCGTCCGCTACCAATCCAACCATTTGATAAAATCCTGAAAACCTCAACCATTCCCCAAGGCCAAGACTCAAACCCCTCTTGCCATATGGACATGGTGCCGACCCAGTACCAGAGGCTTATCCGCCACATACTGCTGTCAAAAGAATGCGGTCTTACATTGTGATGACTGTTCACACCTGCTAGTCATACTGCTAAATATGGAAGTCCAGGGAAGACTGATATTTACTACTGGGCAAAGTGAGAGGCTTTGCGACAAAGTCAACACCATCAACAGAGACTGTGATGAACCTGTGCCTGATGTCCTTCATGTCCTCAAGCAGCAGGATTCAGAGAGCAGCAGGGTCACCTACTCAAACATTCTCACAAGACAAAGTCAAGAGTAATGCACAGCCAAAATGCTAGACAGCTGTAAATGCTGATTTGATGACAGAATTTTGCTTCTTTGCTCAATAAAAATCTTTTAGGGCCCCAGATATGTTCCCATCTCACTACAGCTTATTTTGCTGAGTTTATTGGCATACCTCTCTAGGTCCCAGGCACGTCACAAAGGTGACTTGGTGCTCAAGGATTTGTAAACTCTAAGCATATGCTGTCAAGCCTCATTCACAAGGCCTTCCTCCTACGGCAGATGCCTTACATGGCCCTGagttccagagtcctgggagccttcTTAAGAGCCGAATCATACTCTCTACATTGATTTACACTGGGCGACACATACTTCCAATCAGAATTTCTCTAGCTAACTCCAAGGTTTGCGCCTCTCTTCCACCAGCACTCAGTCCACACTGCAATGTAAGGGCCTGTAGTAGTATGTGTGTGATGACAGGTTAGAAGAGAGTTTCAGTAGATTTGTGGATGCCGGGCGAGTATCACTGAGCCAAGTATCACTAAGGGTAAATCTTTAGCATTTGAAAAACAAATGATAACTACCTTGTATGTGTTGTGGCATTAAATGTTCTAGGTCACATTTGTAAACTATTGTAGGTTGAATTTTTGTTGCAATCATAAAATGTGTGCTGGATACTCTTCTATTATCAGATTCCTTTTTGACTCTAGGAACAGCATTAATGTCATCAACACATGTATGCAGGCCTGAACACCACAAGGTACCATCTAGGGCAAGTCATTGTGCCTGAATATTGATCAAAGTAAATTAGTTCCTTATTGAGAGTTAATTATTATGTGTAACCATGGTGCTTATGTAGCATGGTATGTACTTATAAAGGAGACAGCGAATGTATAATATATCCTTTCCTCAACCACAACCTGCCTAATAGTTTATTTAAGAGATATCATCCCTTTTAGGGCGCTTAGGGTGGATACTAGTCTGACCGCTTGAAGTAAGGGGCAGCTACACATCTGTACCATTATGCAATACAATGTGAGGAAGCATCCAGATACTCATACCTTTAAGAAACTCAGACTCGAGTATGGACTGAGTACCACTATTTAATACATTGTGAGCAAGAGGTCAACTACACATACCTTTGAAAAACCTCAGACTCGGATATGGACTCAGTACCTCTATGCAATACAATGTGAGCAAGCAGCCGACTACACAAACCCTTGAAAAACCTCAGACTCGGATATAGACTCAGTACCTCTATGCAATGCAATGTGAGCAAGCAGCCGACTACACAAACCCTTGAAAAACCTCAGACTCGGATATAGACTCAGTACCTCTATGCAATGCAATGTGAGCACGCAGCCGACTACACAAACCTTTGCAGCTCCAGTCTCAGATATGGACCGAGTGCCAATATTCAATGCAGTGTGAAAAAACAGCCAACTATATAGTTCTTTAAAAAACCTCAGGCTCGGATATGAACTGAGTACCACTATTCAATAGAATGAAGTCAAGACATTATTTATTTCAGAGTATCTAACAATTCTGTACCATTGAGGATTCAGAGTGAGGTTCATAGTTCACTTTGCAATAACCAACCTAGCAGTGAACACCTTGAGTCAAGATTCTGTTGTGAGCATCTTTCCCTTGATTGCTCTGCACATCGCAGTGCGGCTGGCATGTTATGTGCACAGAGGGGCTGAACTATGATCTTACTTTAATGCTCACCCATGGCATGGATTATCTATATGGGGCATCTGAGAAAGAAGAGACAACAGTGTCCCTTCCCAATAAATGCCGGTGGTCGTGAAGATCCATCGGTGCGTGCAGCACAAGGAGCAGAGTTTTGGACATCTAGCTCGGAAATGTAAAGAgaacactatatatacacacaagaCATAATATTCCTAGACCTCAAGGCTGGCTGTGCTCTAGCTAGAGGTGCTGGTGCTGCTCTCAGGCTACAACAGGTTATCaagaagtggggtggattgcacattCACAGGATCTAGGGAAGACAGCATCAAGGGAGGCTCCAGTCTATCTGCTCATGCAAGGGGGTCACAAGTAAACCTAGATCCAGAATCACAGGAGAACGACAGTGGTCAATGCAAGGCCCAAAGGTAGAAGGAGGTGTTACACCGACAGAGCTGCAATTGGCAATGGCACAACATTGAGAAAAAGGACATTAAGCATAAAGTCCCCCACCATCTCCTCCATTGAAAGGGGTCTACCAATAGGGTAGCGTACCCCGCACACTCACCCTACACTCACGTCCTCACACCCGAATCATCTGAAACAGCTAGTAATAGATCTGTTTACACTGTCATTTCATTTACATGGCacctactacccctgacaaggagaTGAAGTGCTTTATGCCGGACAGCCCTctgctccagaacccaaggttagtaGTTAATTCAGTGTTATTGGTTCTTGTTAGTTATTAGGATTAGTCTTGTGCACTCAAGGAAAAAcattccatgcattcactccaATTTCTTTATGGTGCATGAAATTGATGAGAGTTGAGCAGGATCATTAGGGGAGGAGGGATGTGTGAGTTCTTGCAGATGATTGATGGGGTTACTAGATGAGTTTGAGGAGATAAGGTACTGTTAGATTACAGGGGTATGACTTTCAGagaaggagaggttgtgatctttggTACGAGTTGCAGGAACTTTTCAGAATTACAATCATAGAGATTAAGGTGAAAATGCATGTGACTTTGATAAGGGTGTGTTCACGGGGAGGAGACATGCAGAGATTGGAGGGCATGGAAAAggtaatttaaaattaaaatggaGAGGTGGCAGTAAGAATTAAAGGCCAGTTTTTCCTGTGAGATTTAGAAATGCTGAGTTTGCTTTTTGAGACTGCAAGACCATAAAAAGAAATATCATAATTGGTATTCAAAGATATATATTAAGTCCTTTTGAAAGGCACTATCAAGCAAACAGTCTATCCACTGCTAGGCTACTACTAGGTCACTCTTCCAGCAAGGTCAGCTGATAAGCTCAGGGTTTGGAAGCATATAGTCATTGTAGGATGCATATACAGGGAAGTAGCAAGAGTTTTAGGCTGTGCTCAAAGGAAGCAATAACCTCAAGATCATAACAATGTGAGAAAATATATGGGTAATTCATGCAAAAATTTAGAACATTTTGCAAATGTTAAAGTGGATGTATTGTGATATTTATCCTCACGTTTGGCTCAGACTATTATTTATAAAAGCAAAGCGGGATAGATTTTGGATGCATCTGGGttgacatggcacaagatggagggtgaGGACAGCTTTCCAAGGCAGCAGGAGTATATTGCCTTCATTCCCGAGGTTGGAGAGTGGAGATCCAGACACCGAGGTGAGAAGGATGGTGACTAGACTTCCCCTAGAATTTAAATTAAGACTTGGTTAGCAAGTGGCTGCTAAATAAACTTCTTGAAACCCTGCCCTTTGGTGAATGAAAGCAGGTGGGTTGGGACTGCAGAATCTGTCTGTGAAAGATGAGGGAGACCACTTAAGTGAGGCCAAGCCTTCTGTCTTTCTTGATTGCAGGAAAATGCAAACATCTCACACCCCTTTGCGTGGCCTCTAGGCCGAAGACTACCCTGCTGTGAAGGTTATCTCTATGCAAAGGCTTGGTCAGGTGAGCAGCCAGGAAAAAAACATTCACATTCTGGTAtgcagaataaaatatatatatttatcctgGAAATCTGGGTTTATTGTGTAGACAATGATAATCCCTTCCTTCCTTTGCACCATCTATAACCTGTGAGTGAGGCCATCACTCCCAACAAGGATGGCAGAGAGTGGACACCCAACACCCTTTACATTCAATATTCCCAGACAGCAGTAAAGAATACTTTGACATGACTCCTGTGCCGGAAGAGCATATGAGAGATGCTTGAGAGACCCCACTGAGTCATGATGTGCATTACTATTATTACCCCTTGACCTCTTTTAGACCCTGTTTTTCATAGGCGTCCATGATCTGAGGTCTTGCTAGATGCCCCTACCCAGCTTGTAGGACCCAGTAGTCATTGCACCAGCTTCATCATTGGGTGTATTTTTCCTTTTCTCCCCTGGTGCCCAGTGCTGTAGCCAAGCCtacttcttttgttgtgttttgtgagCTGCTGCATGTAGGTCTCATGACAGTTTTAGCTCTCTATCCCTAAGAGATGCTCAAGTTTTAGCTCTCTATCCCTAAGAGATACCCAAGTCTTTACAGGATACAAGCAGCGGTTATAGGCCATAAAGGAGTACTGCACTCATCCAAGGCCAGGAAAGCTGCACTGAAGCCCGGCACATAACTTTCTGTCTCCTTCATGACCGCAGCCCTCCCTAGTTGAGGAGTTCTAAGTTCTTTATCACACCTTCGCCTTGGTTCGAGTCAGTGGTAATGGTATCTGGGAGTGATGGTGGTGCAAAAGATGGAGACCGCACTGATGCCCAAGAGGAACAGCAGCGCCACCAGGAGTGGCCAGAAATAACCAGATTCTTTCAATGGCTGAGACCAAATTCCAAACTGTGTGTCTACAGGAGAAAGGACCATATCTCAGCTCCAAACGTTTTGTTCTTTTTATGACCCTGGTGCTTTaaaaggagaccatgccaaggacaaAACCCTCATGTGAGACAAATAATGCATGTGAGACAAGACCAGGGACAAATTCTTGCATGTGAGGCAGGATCAAGGACAAGGTCTTGCATGTGAGGCCAGACCAAGGATAAAGCCTTGCATGTGATGCCAGACCACGGACAAAGGCCACACGTAAGGCGCGACCAAGGACAAAAGCCTCATGTGAGACCAGACCAAGGATCAAGCATTGCGTGTGAGACCAAACCAGGAACAAAGCCATGCATGTGAGGCAGGATCAAGGACAAGGTCTTGCATGTGAGGCCAGACCAAGGACAAAGCCTTGGATGTGATGCCAGACCACGGACAAAGGCCACACGTAAGGCGCGACCAAGGACAAAAGCCTCATGTGAGACCAGACCAAGAACAAAGCCTTGCATGTGTGACTACACCAGGGCCAAAGGGCTGCATGTCAAACCACAGCAAGGACAACAGCTTGCATATGAGACCAGACTCAGACAAGGCATTTGCATGTGAGACCAGTCCAGGGTCAAACACTCATGTGAGGCCAAATCGAGAACAAAGCATTGTATGTGAGACCAGACCAAGGACAAAGCCACACCTTGAGTCATTAATACACTACATCTCTCTGTAATAAGAAAACTCACTTTTAAACAGGATCTCTTTATTCTGCCTGCCTGTCCCAGTCACCTAGTGCAGGGGTTTGTAACAATGTTATTGAGTGCTCAGGACTATGCATGACGCTCCCAATTCACTGCTGAGTAGTGACGTCTGCAGCACATGAACCTGCAGAGGAGAACCTGCAGAGAATGAGTCTGCAGAGCTGAGACCTGAGCAAGCAGCTCAACTCTGGTAAGAGAGAAGCACAGGGGCAGCCTGATGCACCTACATTAACTTTTTGTGGTATTCATGAGTTCCCCAGTGCACACAGATCATTGATTAAAGGTTTAGGAGAGCAAGCACCTTTGCGACTTAAGCTCACCAGTACAAACACAAAGAGGTTTCCTTTCAAGTCCCTTTCAAACCATTTGTACCAGTCCCAGTATTTCACCCCTCAAGGCATCTTGCtttggctgggtgggtgctgtccatACCAGTACACTTTTTCCTCCACATGCTTTTTCTTCCATTTACATAGCAATAGCATTTTGAAAGTCTTCCTGAATGTCTTGTTGCACAGTGCGTAGCAGATGGGGTTGACAGTGCTGTTGACGTAGCACAGCCAGTACCCGAGGTGCCACAAGGTTGATGGGATGCAAACAGAGCAGAAGGTAGAGACCAGCACCATGATGTTGTAGGGTGTCCAGGTGATGATGAAGGCCAGCAGGATTGCGCTTAGGGTTTGTGCCGCCTTCCGCTCCTTTATGAGAACCATCCTCTTCCGTTTGGAGATCTGATTGCTCATATTTGGGTCCAGGCTTTTAATAGATGGCCCCTTTGCCACCATCGTTGAGCAAGGACTCACCTTCACCGTCCGACAGCCATTGTTGGCTTCTTGGGAGCCATCGGCACTGACAACAAGTCTAAATTTATAAGAaacacatttttggctcctctgggTGTGACCCTTGGCCGGAGAGAGGAAGTACTTTTCGTTGTCATAATCCTTCATTGTGGCTCGTTCCTTGGCAAATATATGCTTGTTCTCCTGCAGTGGGCTGTCCTCTTTCTGAACTTTGGTCTGGTTCTTGAAGGCCACTTGAAAGACTGGTTCTCCTGTGGACTTATCGTCATCGTCAGACGAAGCATAGCTGCTGCAGGTTGTCATTGGGTCATCCTTGGACCACTCACTAGTGGGTGGTGTCTGACATGTCCtcactgtggctgaggtgctcctgCTGGAGGAAGACCAGGAGGCTTGGCACCTCTCTCGTTTGGCAAGAGTCTGTTGCTTGCACCCAAAGCACGATTTCAGGAGGGCCCTCTGAGGTCGGTTTGTCTCGTATTCGGTGACTGACTCTGACCCCTGTAGCTCGGCCAGGTCTTTGGTGCGCCGCTCTGTCTCTTTGTAGATTCGCCAGTAAAGGATGGTCATGACCGATACTGGGATGTAGAAGGCAGCGATGGCTGTGCCAAAGGTGATTATTGGTTCATACAGAAATTGAATCTGGCACTCTCCAGGGGGCACGGTCCTCTGGCCAACTAAATATTGCCAGCATAAAATTGCTGGAGCCCATAGGATGAACGATATGAACCAGGCTAGACCAATCATGATGCCAGCCCTTTTGGGTGTACGTTTCGCCCTGTAGGTCAAAGGTCGTGTGATGGAAAAGTATCGATCGAAGCTTATGACGAGCAGATTCATGACCGAGGCGTTGCTGGCCACATAGTCCAGGGCCAGCCACAGGTCACAGGCAAGGCTCCCCAGTGACCAGTATCCAATGAGAATGTACGAGGTGTAGAGGTTCATGGAGAAGATGCCAATGATGAGATCCGCAAACGCAAGACTGAGCAAATAATAGTTGTTAACCGTCTTGAGCTGGCTGTTCACTTTAAAACTGACCATGACGAGGATGTTGCCCACTATGGTGACCAGACTCACGATGGCAGTAACTATGGCGATGGTGATGACTTCCCCGAGGCTGTGTCCTTCAAATTCTTGCTTGATGAAGGACGTCAGGTTCTCGGAGGTGGAATTACTGTGTGGATTTAGTTCCATGGTCTTACCACGGGGATCCAGGGTCTTGAGGTCTTCACGGGTTGTGTCGTCGTCGTAAAGTTGCCTGTCATGAGAAAGAAATGCCATTGATTACTAATGTGCCATGTACTGTGGGCTTTATCATAAACATGCTTTGTAAACTTAGATATTCCTCTGCAGTGTTGCTTGACATTTTTAAGCAAATAAAACATTGAAACTGGAGTAAGAAAGAATGTTTCATATAAAATTCACCCATCTAGGCAGTGGAAAGGAGAAAACATTCTATCAAAGGACAGTACAGTATTCAACAATATTGGAAACTCAGGTCTTTGATCAGCAAATATTTTCATATAGTTCCCCACATATTCTCGTTATGAATGAAATATACCCAAATAACACATTATCTCTAAATTCTCTGAAAATGTGTACAAAAAAAGTGAGATTGAGAAAAGTGATTTGTGTCTGTGTACTGCTTAGACACAGTCCTACCTGTATGGATATCATCTGGGGGAAAGAACCTACTCATGGTTTCAACTTTGGTACTCTTGGCATTGCACTGGCCACCCCTGGTGTTAGGGGTCATGAAGGCAATGGTaagaactcagggcctgatttatatgttggtggtaaacataatctgtcacaacagtgacagattatCCTTACCGCCAACATAATGGTCCACCCGCTGAATTTAGATGTGAGCAAAACATAGTTTGGCAACGGCAGAGACTATTTTGATAGCCCAACGGAGTAAGGGGCATCGGAGAAATGCCTATAtgtccacccacccaatttagatgggcaGATATATAGCTGTTTTACTGCCTGTCACTGCCAAGAAAACCCTGGAGGTAAGGGGgaagtaaaaacaaataataaccCCCTCATCAAGGGAGAAAGCACTCGTGGCGAGGGGGGGTGGTTGTTTTTATTCCCAagagaaaaaaaaggttttgtttttgaaaatgaaaaaaaaaaacttttgaaactttgccATACGGCTctgtcatgtttgatggagccGTACGACAAAGTTCCAATACATTGGCAGGACCCTCtttgacagcagttcctgtcaatggttGAAATGTTTGTTGGGCTGACGGACATTTCAAAATCTAGCAGGTAGTTCAGGATGATGGAGTAATATACTCTGTCACCCTAATGAAGTAAAAACCATccgtcaaaatataaatgagccCATTCTAGTAATAAGGGCTTTAAAATCCCTCTTCGCTTTCTGTAGGTTCCCTTCCTTTTCCCTTCCCCTAGTTGTTTGTGGCAAGTGGGAAAGTTACCTAATTGTAATCTTCCCTACTCCATTTacctatccatggccctgtgtatATGGCCCACTCGCCATCCCTTTCATCCTTGACCATGACCCCGGGGGCTTGGCGATGTAAGGCCTCCTCTTCAAGGACCTTTCTGGCAGAAAGGGGTCTTGGAGATAGGTCAGAGGGAAGGAGGGAAAGGTTTTGGTTCTTGCTAGATCACGTGGTGCCTGGGGGATGTGGGCTCACCTCAATGAATttagtactgggacaaggaagattGAGGAGGTAATATAGGGTTGTCGCTAGTCTAAGGTTGGAACAATTTGTCTTTCCAGTCATTACATAGAAGGTCAAAGAGTGCTCAATGCCACATTTTCCCTGCAACCTTGACGTATTCAAGTGTGGTAGAGAATTTGCTattgtcattttaaggattttggatgGCCCAGGCAAGGCATATGTAGGGGAACCCTCTTCAGACAGCATTGAATTTATTATGTATTTCCTGCTAATTCAAGCCTCCATAATCCCAAACTATTCTGAATTATATGTTAAATTTTCAGAAACTGAGTCACACAGAAATAAATGACATAGGTCTTGCCCGGGACCATAAAAATCCTGAAGATGACACTCGATAGAGAAAGACAGAGTAAGAGACACAGACAGgaagagacggagagagagagagagagagagagagagagagagagagagagagagggagagagagggagaaaggggtGTAGTTAGTAAAAATTGAACTAGTATATAGAGGGCAAATAGAATGTTCACTTTTCCAGGGGggcctttggaaggagggggctctGGGCATAAAACATCTGCCATAAAACATCTCCGCGATTTGCCTTTGCCTTTCTGAGAAGTGCTGATGAAGTACTGCTATGCTGCTGAGAAGCGCTTGTGAAGTACTGCTATGCTGCTGAGAAGCGCTTGTGAAATACTGCTACACTGCTCAGAAGTGCTtgtgaagtactgctgccctgctgaggaGTGCTTGTGAAGTACTGCTACCCTTCTGAGAAGCGCTTGTGAAGTACTGCTATGCTGCTGAGAAGCGCTTGTGAAATACTGCTACACTGCCCAGAAGCGCTTGTGAAGTACTGCTATGCTGCTGAGAAGCGCTTGTGAAATACTGCTACACTGCTCAGAAGTGCTTGTGAAGTACTGCTATGCTGCTGAGAAGCGCTTGTGAAGTACTGCTACCCTTCTGAGAAGCGCTTGTGAAGTACTGCTATGCTGCTGAGAAGCGCTTGTGAAATACTGCTACACTGCTCAGAAGTGCTtgtgaagtactgctgccctgctgaggaGTGCTTGTGAAGTACAGCTGCACTGCTGAGGAGTGCTTGTGAAGTACTGCTACCCTTCTGAGAAGCGCTTGTGAAGTACTGCTATGCTGCTGAGAAGCGCTTGTGAAATACTGCTGCACTGCTCAGAAGTGCTTGTGAAGTACTGCTACCCTTCTGAGAAGCGCTTGTGAAGTACTGCTATGCTGCTGAGAAGCGCTTGTGAAATACTGCTACACTGCTCAGAAGTGCTtgtgaagtactgctgccctgctgaggaGTGCTTGTGAAGTACAGTTGCCCTGGTAAAAAATGCCTGTGAAGTACAACTGCCCTGTTGAAAAGTGCTTGTGAAGTATAGCTGACTTCTGAGAAGTGCTTGTGAAGTATAGCTGACCTTCTGAGAAGTGCTTGTGAAGTATAGCTGACCTTCTGAGAAGTGCTTTTGAAGTACAGCTGTCCTTCTGAGGAGTGCTTGTGAAGTATAACTGCCTTGCTGAGAAACGATTATGAAGTACAACTGCCCTGCTGAGGAGTGcttgtgaagtactgctgctctgctgagaagtggttgtgaagtgcagctgctctgctgagaagtacttttgaagtactgctGTCCTTCTGAGAAGTGCTTGTGAAGTACAGTGGCCTTGGTGAGAAGTGCTTATGAAGTACAGATGCTGTGCTGAGAAATGCTTGTGAAGTACAgcggctctgctgagaagtacttttgaagtactgctGTCCTTCTGAGAAGTGCTTGTGAAGTACAGTAGCCTTGGTGAGAAGTGCTTGAGAAGTACAGCTGCCCTGCTGAGGAGAGCTTGTGAAGTTATgctgctctgctgagaagtgcttgtgAAGTACAgctgccctgctgagaagtgcttgtgAAGTACAGCTGCCCCGCTGAGAAGTGCTTTTGAAGTAcagctgcactgctgaggagcgCTTGCGAAGTACAGCTGTCCTTCTGAGAGGTGCTTATGAAGCATAGCTGCCCTACTGTAAAGTGCTTGTGAAGTACAGCTGCCTCGCTGAGAACTACTTGCGAAGTACAACTGCCCTGCTAAGGAGTGCTTGTGAAGTACAGCTGCCCTGCAGAGGAGTTCTATGTCAAGTACAGCtgccctcctgagaagtgctggtgaaGTACAGCTGCCCTGTTGAGAAGCGCTTCTTATGAAGTGTAGCtgctctgctaagaagtgcttgTGGAGTACAgctgccctgctgagaagtgcttctTATAAAGTATAGCTGCCCTG belongs to Pleurodeles waltl isolate 20211129_DDA chromosome 9, aPleWal1.hap1.20221129, whole genome shotgun sequence and includes:
- the CHRM5 gene encoding muscarinic acetylcholine receptor M5 — encoded protein: MELNPHSNSTSENLTSFIKQEFEGHSLGEVITIAIVTAIVSLVTIVGNILVMVSFKVNSQLKTVNNYYLLSLAFADLIIGIFSMNLYTSYILIGYWSLGSLACDLWLALDYVASNASVMNLLVISFDRYFSITRPLTYRAKRTPKRAGIMIGLAWFISFILWAPAILCWQYLVGQRTVPPGECQIQFLYEPIITFGTAIAAFYIPVSVMTILYWRIYKETERRTKDLAELQGSESVTEYETNRPQRALLKSCFGCKQQTLAKRERCQASWSSSSRSTSATVRTCQTPPTSEWSKDDPMTTCSSYASSDDDDKSTGEPVFQVAFKNQTKVQKEDSPLQENKHIFAKERATMKDYDNEKYFLSPAKGHTQRSQKCVSYKFRLVVSADGSQEANNGCRTVKVSPCSTMVAKGPSIKSLDPNMSNQISKRKRMVLIKERKAAQTLSAILLAFIITWTPYNIMVLVSTFCSVCIPSTLWHLGYWLCYVNSTVNPICYALCNKTFRKTFKMLLLCKWKKKHVEEKVYWYGQHPPSQSKMP